In Halovivax gelatinilyticus, the following are encoded in one genomic region:
- a CDS encoding DUF7512 family protein, translating to MIETLALPWLLQGGLVVGLILVLAVALYLGYAVVERVIAQPLLKTIEER from the coding sequence ATGATCGAGACACTCGCGCTACCGTGGCTCCTACAGGGTGGCCTCGTCGTCGGGCTGATCCTTGTCCTGGCAGTCGCCCTTTACCTCGGATACGCGGTGGTAGAACGCGTCATCGCACAACCACTACTGAAAACGATAGAGGAACGGTAA
- a CDS encoding cation:proton antiporter, with translation MELVVIVAVVLGLGVLSRVLADRLRIPSVLFLIVAGIAIGPEILGLVSKETFGDGLPVMVGVSVAIILFEGGYHLHVDKLKESPRAMVRFVTIGAALTWLGTALAVVVFLDTTPEVGLLVGALLIATGPTVIGPILQVVTVRDHVAAVLEGEGVINDVTAAILVVVVFEVLVAANGWWPMLAFEFAVRLAVGLGIGALVAAIVWFVLTRSNLAPGTGPLHARLIVLAGVVAAYAGAEAAASETGIAAAAMAGFALGNVDLPHHEEVIDFLDDLSVVVLSFVFVALAALIDFEDIQLLGLAGLAVVISVTVVLRPFVVYIATTHERFTTNERLFLSAVGPRGIIPASVATLFAVELEALGRPQEAQLLAGTVFLIIFITVVLQAGLARQIADHLDVSPMRTILVGAGRVGLSLAERLEQDGENVLVVDLDPDAVETARNRGIRAIEGDGTSADVLARVGAADAKAVVATTPDDDVNLLVSQLAQTSFDVSTVASRVNEPENVDAFESLGVRAIDLSMATAWSLENVLERPSLSAWMNELGRTGDVQEIEVTASDLVGESIATVNAEIPDGCIVGLLTHEDGTREVPTGDHRLSEGDRVTFIGQVDAVERAIKRFHPHD, from the coding sequence ATGGAACTCGTCGTCATCGTCGCCGTTGTACTCGGCCTCGGCGTACTCTCTCGCGTTCTCGCCGATCGGCTTCGAATACCTAGCGTGCTGTTCCTGATCGTCGCCGGTATCGCGATCGGTCCCGAAATCCTCGGCCTCGTCTCGAAAGAAACGTTCGGTGACGGGCTACCCGTGATGGTCGGCGTCAGCGTCGCGATAATCCTCTTCGAAGGCGGCTACCACTTACACGTCGATAAACTCAAAGAGAGTCCCAGAGCGATGGTCAGGTTCGTCACGATTGGAGCGGCGCTGACCTGGCTCGGAACGGCACTCGCCGTCGTCGTCTTCCTCGATACGACACCCGAGGTCGGATTACTCGTCGGTGCGTTGCTCATCGCCACCGGTCCCACGGTGATCGGACCGATCCTCCAGGTCGTAACCGTCCGGGACCACGTCGCGGCCGTCCTTGAGGGTGAGGGAGTTATCAACGACGTCACCGCAGCTATCCTGGTCGTGGTCGTCTTCGAGGTGCTCGTCGCGGCCAACGGATGGTGGCCGATGCTCGCGTTCGAATTCGCCGTTCGACTCGCCGTCGGCCTCGGAATCGGTGCTCTCGTGGCGGCGATCGTCTGGTTCGTCCTGACGCGGAGCAATCTCGCGCCCGGGACCGGTCCGCTTCACGCGCGATTGATCGTCCTCGCTGGGGTCGTTGCCGCCTACGCCGGTGCGGAGGCGGCGGCGAGCGAAACGGGCATCGCCGCGGCCGCGATGGCCGGTTTCGCACTCGGAAACGTCGATCTCCCCCACCACGAGGAGGTCATCGACTTCTTGGACGACCTCTCGGTCGTCGTCCTTTCGTTCGTCTTCGTGGCGCTCGCCGCGCTGATCGACTTCGAGGACATTCAACTGCTCGGCCTGGCCGGCCTCGCCGTCGTGATCTCGGTCACCGTCGTGTTGCGTCCCTTCGTCGTCTACATCGCGACGACCCACGAGCGGTTCACGACGAACGAACGGCTGTTTCTCAGCGCCGTCGGCCCGCGTGGGATCATTCCAGCGAGCGTCGCGACGCTGTTCGCCGTCGAGCTGGAAGCGCTCGGTCGACCCCAGGAAGCCCAGTTACTCGCCGGAACGGTGTTTCTGATCATCTTCATCACCGTCGTCCTTCAGGCCGGGCTGGCGAGACAGATTGCAGATCACTTAGACGTATCACCAATGAGAACTATACTCGTAGGCGCGGGACGGGTCGGGCTGTCACTCGCCGAACGACTCGAACAGGATGGAGAGAACGTCCTCGTCGTGGATCTCGATCCCGACGCGGTCGAAACGGCACGCAACCGAGGAATTAGGGCCATCGAAGGCGATGGCACGTCGGCGGACGTCTTAGCACGCGTCGGCGCCGCCGACGCGAAGGCCGTGGTCGCGACCACGCCGGATGACGACGTCAACCTGCTCGTCTCTCAACTCGCACAGACGTCGTTCGACGTGTCGACGGTCGCCTCCAGGGTCAACGAACCCGAAAACGTAGACGCGTTCGAATCGCTCGGCGTGCGGGCGATCGACCTCTCGATGGCGACCGCCTGGTCGTTAGAGAACGTCCTCGAACGGCCGTCGCTGTCGGCGTGGATGAACGAACTCGGACGCACCGGTGACGTTCAGGAGATCGAGGTCACCGCCTCCGATCTCGTCGGCGAGTCGATCGCGACCGTCAACGCCGAAATTCCGGACGGATGTATCGTCGGCCTCCTCACCCACGAAGACGGCACGCGAGAAGTCCCCACCGGCGACCACCGATTGAGCGAGGGCGACCGGGTGACGTTCATCGGGCAGGTCGACGCAGTCGAGCGGGCGATAAAACGGTTTCACCCGCACGACTGA
- a CDS encoding sulfite exporter TauE/SafE family protein, whose amino-acid sequence MEILGLALPLVLLFVSFGFMVGVLFGFFGMGGSFLVTPTLLILGYPASVAIGSGLAFYFGTSVIAVMKHYDIGQVDYKLGAILFVVLSVGIEIGSILVFGLEEIGVADLVTGIAYVVLLAGIGVLFLRRALAGEDEDEDGNVDEDVDDIPAVGQTIQSYTIPPMISLVSGGRTSLWTVSGAGGVVGMISGLIGVGGGFMRMPMIYYLIGTPLTVAVGTSLFAGLFSGAYGAFTYGMSGSVDLVVVSLLLVGSALGARIGSGATTVVEEDDVIVYFGIMMLLASAGIGVSEVANWLGFGILDVLSVVLLVGSSFAVASIILYQVFTTVRTNRTDMTPEGVSEQTD is encoded by the coding sequence ATGGAGATACTAGGTCTCGCACTACCGCTGGTACTCCTGTTCGTGAGCTTCGGCTTTATGGTCGGCGTCCTGTTCGGCTTTTTCGGGATGGGTGGCTCGTTCCTCGTCACCCCTACCCTCCTGATTCTGGGCTATCCGGCCTCCGTTGCCATCGGAAGCGGGTTGGCCTTCTACTTCGGGACGTCGGTCATCGCCGTGATGAAACACTACGACATCGGACAGGTGGACTACAAACTCGGTGCCATCCTGTTCGTCGTCTTGTCGGTCGGAATCGAAATTGGGAGCATCCTCGTATTCGGCCTCGAAGAGATCGGCGTTGCCGACCTCGTAACCGGGATCGCGTACGTGGTGCTGCTCGCCGGGATCGGTGTCCTGTTTCTCCGTCGCGCCCTCGCGGGTGAGGACGAGGATGAAGACGGGAACGTCGACGAGGACGTCGACGACATTCCCGCTGTCGGCCAGACGATCCAGTCGTACACCATTCCACCGATGATTTCGCTGGTCTCTGGTGGCCGAACCTCTCTATGGACGGTTTCGGGAGCCGGCGGCGTCGTCGGCATGATATCTGGACTGATCGGTGTCGGCGGCGGATTCATGCGGATGCCGATGATCTACTACCTCATCGGGACGCCGTTGACGGTTGCCGTCGGAACGAGCCTCTTTGCCGGCCTCTTCTCCGGTGCGTATGGGGCGTTCACCTACGGCATGTCGGGGAGCGTCGACCTCGTGGTCGTCTCGCTGTTGCTGGTCGGGAGCGCACTCGGTGCTCGAATCGGATCGGGGGCGACGACGGTGGTCGAAGAAGACGACGTGATCGTCTACTTCGGGATCATGATGCTTCTGGCAAGCGCTGGCATCGGCGTGAGCGAGGTGGCCAACTGGCTCGGATTCGGGATATTAGACGTCCTGAGCGTGGTGTTGCTGGTCGGATCGTCGTTCGCCGTCGCCTCGATCATCCTCTATCAGGTGTTCACGACCGTGCGAACGAACCGAACTGATATGACGCCGGAAGGTGTCTCTGAACAGACAGACTGA
- a CDS encoding ATP-binding protein codes for MSDPTLLHLGYVAAFGASAIVCIAVFSRTSSIDHDETRVGLQWLLRLTGAWSVSHVGYLAASGQSLQHLFYVVGLIVGIAAVGPWLYFCSAYTGRSLHRNARIRVGAVVTFLLISAIKVTNSFHGLYYVPEPAIEPFPHLMIHHEPLHWVTMGLAYALAFIGIFMLVERFIQVSANTTPLFALVGVTGLPVLLDIGATGSTNLLETTYSPIGVAIFAVGVLTIYLEEFRLIRLSGQRDEPVLALDQAGCIRDYNRGARDLFAGGLSVESLGRPLATVLPDVAEAMTEDPSVFERDEPATGTSRTYQVTSTRFEAGQVDLGQFISITDVTDREHYRRQLERQNERLERFASMVSHDLRNPLSVAQGYVEMAGEDAEPEHVDAIVDSLDRMETLIDDLLTLARQGQSITDTEGVSLRSLSHQAWKMTDTPEASLETDGECTFTADPDRFQQLLENLFRNAIEHGGEDVIVRVGPLEEAAGVFVADDGPGIPRESRDQVFESGFTTETDGTGFGLAIVGEIVRAHGWEISVTDSATGGARFEITFEEQTPSSDADRRIRQTVN; via the coding sequence GTGAGTGATCCGACCTTGCTCCACCTGGGTTACGTGGCTGCGTTCGGAGCGAGTGCGATCGTTTGCATTGCCGTGTTCTCTCGGACCTCGAGTATCGACCACGACGAGACGCGGGTGGGGTTACAGTGGTTACTCAGATTAACCGGTGCGTGGTCCGTTTCACACGTCGGCTATCTGGCCGCGTCCGGGCAGTCACTCCAGCACCTGTTTTACGTCGTCGGGTTGATCGTGGGTATCGCCGCCGTCGGCCCGTGGCTCTATTTCTGCTCTGCGTATACGGGTCGTTCACTCCACCGAAACGCCCGAATTCGGGTCGGAGCAGTGGTGACGTTCTTGCTTATTTCGGCGATCAAAGTGACGAATTCGTTTCACGGGTTGTACTACGTGCCGGAACCAGCGATCGAACCGTTCCCTCACTTGATGATCCATCACGAGCCACTGCACTGGGTGACGATGGGTCTCGCCTACGCCCTCGCGTTTATCGGGATCTTCATGCTCGTCGAACGCTTTATCCAGGTTTCGGCTAATACGACGCCGCTGTTCGCACTCGTCGGCGTCACCGGACTCCCCGTTTTGCTGGATATCGGGGCGACCGGTAGCACGAATCTCCTCGAGACGACGTACTCCCCGATCGGCGTCGCCATATTCGCCGTCGGCGTCCTCACGATATATCTCGAGGAGTTTCGATTGATCCGGCTTTCGGGTCAACGAGACGAACCCGTCCTGGCTCTCGACCAAGCTGGGTGTATTCGCGATTACAACCGAGGAGCCAGAGACCTGTTCGCTGGTGGACTTTCCGTCGAGTCGCTGGGTCGACCGCTCGCGACGGTGCTCCCGGACGTCGCCGAGGCGATGACCGAAGATCCTTCGGTGTTCGAACGTGATGAACCCGCTACGGGTACCAGCCGGACGTATCAGGTAACGTCGACCCGATTCGAAGCCGGCCAGGTCGATCTCGGTCAGTTCATCTCTATCACTGATGTGACTGACAGGGAGCACTATCGTCGGCAACTGGAGCGCCAGAACGAGCGTCTGGAGCGATTTGCGAGCATGGTATCACACGATCTCAGGAATCCCCTCTCCGTCGCCCAGGGGTACGTGGAGATGGCCGGAGAGGACGCCGAACCTGAACACGTCGACGCGATTGTTGATTCGCTAGACCGGATGGAAACGTTGATCGACGACCTGTTGACGCTCGCTCGACAGGGCCAATCGATCACGGATACGGAGGGCGTCTCGCTTCGATCGCTGAGCCATCAGGCGTGGAAGATGACCGATACGCCTGAGGCGTCACTGGAAACTGACGGCGAGTGTACGTTCACTGCCGATCCGGATCGGTTCCAACAATTGCTCGAAAATCTCTTTCGAAACGCCATCGAACACGGCGGTGAAGACGTCATCGTTCGAGTTGGCCCGCTGGAGGAGGCGGCGGGCGTTTTCGTCGCCGACGACGGACCCGGAATCCCGCGTGAAAGCCGAGACCAGGTCTTCGAGTCCGGCTTTACGACGGAAACGGATGGAACAGGATTCGGCCTCGCAATAGTCGGCGAAATTGTGCGCGCCCACGGCTGGGAGATTTCCGTGACGGACAGTGCGACCGGCGGGGCTCGGTTCGAAATCACCTTCGAGGAGCAGACCCCCTCGTCTGATGCGGATCGTCGGATACGTCAGACCGTGAACTGA
- a CDS encoding thioredoxin family protein, with protein sequence MSDAIDDERERIREQKLADLKAQLEGGSRPPASDTSNEESPSNPIEIDGPDHLQSVVSEHPVVLVDCYADWCGPCQMLEPTIDAIASETNATVAKVDIDANQRLAQQLGVRGVPTLVLYANGGPKERLSGVQDRATLETLIERYS encoded by the coding sequence ATGAGCGACGCTATCGACGACGAACGAGAACGGATCAGAGAACAGAAACTGGCAGATCTGAAGGCACAACTCGAGGGCGGATCGCGTCCACCTGCTTCGGATACGTCGAACGAGGAGTCCCCGTCGAATCCGATCGAAATCGACGGGCCAGACCACCTCCAGTCGGTCGTCTCCGAGCATCCAGTCGTCCTCGTCGACTGTTACGCAGACTGGTGTGGCCCCTGCCAGATGCTCGAACCGACGATCGACGCGATCGCGTCGGAGACGAACGCGACCGTCGCGAAGGTCGACATCGACGCGAACCAGCGCCTGGCTCAGCAACTCGGCGTCCGCGGCGTCCCGACGTTGGTCCTCTACGCGAACGGTGGGCCGAAAGAACGCCTGAGCGGCGTGCAAGATCGAGCGACGCTCGAAACGCTGATCGAACGCTACAGCTAA
- a CDS encoding universal stress protein encodes MKAVCATDLSAASEATIQNETCLECLGRIGVEKMHLVTVVPANVHAGMPGMDFEGRRKRALKRYRRVIEDAGFDVETHVVRGTPHRRINGIAETVGADLTLVGSRGKSPLENRVIGSTARNLARTSERPLLVNRIERGVDDPEVMYEHLFRRILYATDFSANAEDAFEAFSFLRNATQKATLVHVRTPKDPELPDEIDPEAKLAELAGQLEEWGIETETDVRDGDPADEILAAEAEYDPTTILVGSRGHSRLRRLLLGSVSEEIVARADGNVLLVPPGAHSR; translated from the coding sequence ATGAAGGCAGTCTGTGCAACCGATCTCTCAGCAGCGAGCGAGGCAACGATTCAGAACGAGACGTGTCTCGAATGTCTCGGACGCATCGGCGTCGAGAAGATGCACCTCGTGACCGTCGTTCCCGCGAACGTCCACGCGGGCATGCCCGGGATGGACTTCGAGGGCCGGCGAAAACGTGCGCTCAAACGATATCGTCGCGTCATCGAGGACGCCGGGTTCGACGTCGAGACCCACGTCGTCCGCGGAACGCCCCATCGGCGCATCAACGGCATCGCCGAGACCGTCGGCGCGGACCTCACGCTCGTCGGCTCTCGGGGAAAGAGTCCGCTCGAAAATCGGGTTATCGGTTCGACCGCGCGTAATCTCGCGCGAACGAGCGAGCGTCCGCTGCTCGTAAACCGGATCGAACGCGGGGTCGACGACCCCGAAGTGATGTACGAACACCTGTTCCGACGAATACTGTACGCGACCGACTTCTCCGCGAACGCGGAGGACGCGTTCGAGGCGTTCTCGTTCCTCCGTAACGCCACCCAGAAGGCGACGCTCGTCCACGTTCGAACCCCGAAAGATCCCGAACTGCCGGACGAGATCGATCCCGAAGCGAAACTCGCCGAACTCGCCGGCCAGCTCGAAGAGTGGGGGATCGAAACGGAGACCGACGTCAGGGACGGTGATCCGGCCGACGAAATTCTCGCCGCGGAGGCCGAGTACGATCCAACGACCATTCTCGTCGGTTCGCGCGGCCACAGTCGGCTCCGCCGACTTCTACTCGGCAGCGTTTCAGAGGAGATCGTCGCGAGAGCCGACGGGAACGTTCTCCTGGTGCCGCCAGGCGCCCACTCACGGTGA